In Solanum lycopersicum chromosome 3, SLM_r2.1, the genomic stretch ctccttgatgtttacttttataagaaataacagaatgcagtcgaggccaatggataagtattgctctttctttatccatgtacgtcctcttgcggggcatgaatatcttcccgcgatacgtaaattccCGCGAGAAAtgaatcttctcgtgatgcataactttcagcgagGAATAAAACCTTCTCGCGATGTGCAAATTTGACGAGGAATGAATTCTTCTCAtcgtgcataaattttgacgaggcatgaaatcttctcgtcgtgcataattaatgactcgcgatgcatgatttccatgatacatgattttaaacgaggcatggattcttctcgtgatgcataaattccagcgaggtatgaagtcttctcgcgatgtataaatctCAGCGAGGTATGGAGTcctctcgcgatgcataaattttgacgaggcatgaaattttctcgtcgtgcataattaatgactcgcgatgcatgatttccgcgatgcatgattccgctatgcatgattttcagcgaggcataaattcttctcgcgatgtataaattttgacgaggcatgaaatcttctcgtcatacATAATtgtcagcgaggcataaattcttctcgtgatgtataaattttgatgaggcatgaaatcttctcgtcatgcataattattgacttgcgatgcatgatttccgcgatgcatgatttcgcgatgcatgaattccagcaaggcataaattcttctcgcgatgtataaattttgatgaggcatgaaatcttctcgtcatgcataattattgactcgcgatgcatgatttccgcgattcATGATTtcacgatgcatgattccgctatGCATGATTTTTCAGTGTATAAATTCCGCGAtacatgaatatttatattgCCCCTGTGAATAGTAACGGTAAGACGAtctccaaataatatatcgacttgatcgataatgacaaaataataattgcataacTGTCTCTTCTGAGGTAATGCATGGTCTTGATCCACAATAATCATCTTGCTTTGATAACGCAATGCAAATAGCGCCTTTTATAGAAATCACAAAATCTTCGCTGAGATTCCCgtttgattcacctttgaataTGACTGGATACTTTGTAAATTTCCCATTGCTGAGAATggtttgaaataaacaaacacattcatAAGCATCCTGACGCAAACAATATTCCTGCTTTCCATAAAATCACTGGTTTTGGAGATAGTTCTCTCCTTCTCCGTATTCATCAGTCGGTAGAATTCAGCCGATTTCGAAGCGAagctataaacctgcatccacagaaaaattgtcagttttaaacatactgatctgtgtcgatcccttcggttgtttgctccttgtcttgaTGTCTCCGGTTGATTTTCTGATTTCTCGACTCTTGATGGATAAGGaaatatcttatgccaaaacagatgaaatataaaagggaaatttttaagagaaacaagaaaaaaattttcTTAAGAAATAGTATCTTGAAAAAGTCAttgccaagtcatgtcatgtcaggctTAACGAGCTCTTTTGAGTCCGACGCTTGTTGAATGAACATAAAGGCATTCCGGACTTGTAGGGAAGACCCATgacgaaattttgaggccatcctcaaaatttctatcCCAGTTTAGTATCTTGCTTGTCTTTCCATTGTGACCGAACAAGTcgcggaatttttgagatcttctcaaaaaattctgtcccagtcgcAAATTTTGAAATGTCTCTAGTTTGGCTTGCTGAAGAGGAGACTTCTtctggagaatttttgagtccctctcaaaaattctgtcccagtttttATTGTAGAAGGGAAATAAAATTCTTACGAGAGATATGACcgagcccttgtggcgcctacgtatcccgttgaggcaggaatcaggtcaaacgtagttccccttaaaggttaacaagaataaaatttacaaagaaaccgaccgaggccgacaaaggccgcctacgtatctcattcttgagaattcaggtcgaacgtagttcaaatacaaggaaaataattaaagggggtaaatggggtgaccgaagccgacataggccgcctacgtatctcgtgctcgagaattcaggtcagacgtagttcgttacaggagggataagaattcaaattcgaacaaatacaagcaaacagaaGATTACTAGTAAATGATGGAAAATGCAAAACGAACTTCACGCGTaatatctcttgacagcatctgagttgataggctTGGGCCATACAGCGCCATCCATCTCTGACAAGactaaagcacctccagatagtactttgcgaaccatgtaaggaccttgccagttcggtgcgaactttcctttgtactcgtcttgatgaggaaaaatacgcttaagaaccaactgaccaacttcaaaatttctggctcttactcttttgtgaaaagcgcGAGTCATTCTTTGTCTATACAACTGGCCATGGCAAACAGCAACCAtcctcttctcatcaatcaaagctaGTTGATCAATCCGTTTGCTAACCCACTCAGCATTACTTagctcagcttcttggatgatcctcagtgacggtatctcgacttcaacaggtacaactgcttctgttccgtatactagcaagtatggagtagcccCAGTTGATGTTCTGACCATCGTTCGATAACCCAGTAGAGCATAtggcaacatttcatgccaaccccGCTGCTtatcaatcattttcctcagaatcttcttgatgttcttgttggcggcctctacagctcTGTTCATTTGAGGGCGATAAGCAGTGGACCTTCGgtgaataatcttaaattgttcacatgtctctttcatcagatgactgttgagatttgcaccgttatcagtgatgatggattctggaactccaaatcggcatatcagattgttgcggacaaagtcggccaccactttcttggttaccgatttgtaagaggctgcttccacccacttggtgaaataatcgatggcaaccaaaatgaatctgtgtccattagaagTGGTTGGCTCTAtaggaccgatgacatccattccccaagctacaaatggccaaggtgaactcataacattaagttcgtgaggtggcacccgTATCAAATCGCCGTGAacttgacatttgtggcatttttgcacgaatttgcaacagtcattctccatagtcatccagaaataaccAGCTCGAAGAACCTTTCTTGCTAAAGTAAGCCCGTTCATATGTGTACCacaaactccagcatgtatctgttcaataagcctcACAGCTTCAGCAGCATCTACACATCTTaaaagacccaaatctggagtcctcctatacaagacttctccattcagaaagaaattgagagccatacAACGTATCGACTTCTTTTGATTAGATGTGGCATCTTCTGGATATGTCCCAGACTCCAGGTATCTCTTTATGTCAAAATACTAAGGCAAACCATCTGGTTCTGATTCCACGTGCgaacaatggactggatgttccTTCAAGTCTATATCCAGCGGGTCGATGTAATTAGTATCCGGATGTTTGATCATTGAAGCGATGGTTGCGAGAGCATCAGCTAGttcattctgtattctgggagtatgttTGAACTCAATCTTGCGGAACCTTTTGCACAGATTTTGGACGTACTGTACGTAAGGTACAATTTTTGGGTTCTTCGCAGCCCATTCTCCTTGGACCTGATGAATCAGGaggtctgaatctccaataaccagtaGCTCGTAGACGTTCATGTCAATAGCCATTTTCAAACCGAGAATGCAAGCTTCGTActcagccatgttgtttgtgcagttGAATCGCAGTTTAGCTGCCATAGGATAATGTTGACCAGATTCTGATACTAAGACCGCTCCAACACCTTTACCCTGGTGATTCGCCGCTCCgtcaaagaataatctccaacctggataaGGTTTAGAGATAtattcacccacaaatgacacctcttcatcgtgaaaatacgTCTTAAGTGGTTCATATTCTTCGTCAACGGGGTTTTCCGCgagatgatcagccaaagcttgtgcctttattgccttctgagtcacATACAAGATATCGAACTCACTCAACAGCATTTGCCATTTAGCTAACTTCCCGGTCGGcatcgctttctggaaaatgtACTTCAATGGGTCCATTCTGGAGATAAGATATGTAGTATATGACGACAAATAGTGTCTCAGCTTCTGGGCAAGCCACGTCAGAGCACAGCATGTTCTCTCCAGTAAAGTGTAGCGAGACTCGTACGGAGTAAATTTCTTACTGATGTAGTAGATAGCCCTTTCCTTCTTCCCTGTCTCGTCGTGTTGATTAAGTACACATCCAAAGGCGTTATCTGAAACAGACAAATATagcaacaaaggactcccttctcgcggaggaaccaatactggtGGGTTAGACAAATAGCTCTTGATAGCGTCGAAAGTCCATTTAGTCGGGGCGTCTTTCTTCAGCAACTTAAAAATAGGCTCACACACCACTGTCGATTGTGCTATAAACCGGCTGATATAGTTTAAcatccctaagaaactcatcacctcttttctcgttttcggcggaggtaactcttgaattgctttgATCTTGGAAGGGTCGAGCTCAATGCCTCTTCTACTGACTATAAACCCCAACAACTTCCCAGCTGGGACTCCAAAAGCACATTTGACGGGATTTAGTTTCAAGTTGTACCGACGcaaacgttcaaagaatttCCTCAGGTGTGTCACATGATCCGAACTCTCGCGGGATTTAATTATGACGTCGTCCACGTACACTTCAATCTCCTTGTGAATCATGTCATGAAAGATCGTCGTCATGGCTCTCATGTAAGTGGCACCGGCGTTTTTGAGCCCAAACGGCATCACCCTTTAGTGATATACCCCCCAAGGTGTGATGAAGGCCGTTTTCTCcgcgtcttcttcatccatcagaATCTGGTGATAACCCGCGTAGCAATCCACAAATGGctgcatctcatgtttggcacagttgtcaatcagaatatggatatttggcaacgggaaattatcctttggactagccctgttgagatctctgtaatcaacacaaatcctgatttttccatctttcttggcgACCGGAACGACATTCGCCAACCAGGTGGGATATAGTGTCACTTCTACCAATCGGGACTCTATCTGCTTGGTGATTTCCTCTTTAATCTTCAGACTCAATTCAGGCTTGAACTTTTGAGTCTTTTGCTTCACCGGTTCGAACCCTGGATTGATAGGCAGCTTATGAGACACGACATCAGTACTCAACCCCTGCATGTCACCGACTTCCCAAACGAACACATCATGGTATTCGGCAAGCAGGCGAACCAGGCTCTCCTTCTGAGTGTCACTCAAATGAgtgctgatcttaacctctttggCATATTCTGAATCGCCCAAATTCACCGTCTCTGTTTCCTCCAGGTTCGGTTTATGTTGGTTCTCGAAGTGTTGAAATTCTTCGCCCACATAGTCCGGTTCCCCATTTTCCTCGTCATGGCCATCGACGTCGTCGTCATTTTCCTCGTTTTGCTCATTTAGCCCATGACATGACATGATATTGGCAGGTTTGTAACTTACGTTACACAGAGTTCGGGACATCAGGATTGGTGTGGACGTCCAATTCAGCAGCATCTCCCCTGGTTCAGCGTCACGAATGCCAGCTGGCTCAGCCTCTTCCTCGATGATGGCATTGATCTCCTGGAAAAGGTCACAGATCCCTTCCCCATCGTCTTCAGGCTCGGCACGCTCCCGGACTGGAAAGGATTGATAGAGATGCGGGATCGGCTTAGTCAACCCTTGATCCCTtttcctcttcatcttcatatcatcatctgtggggatgtaccccaaaccataacTTGATCCTGTAGCAAGGACCGGAACTAGCTCGATGATCCCTTGCGCATTTCTTCCTAATTCGAAACCTGGTTCGAATCCGCTCTGCAGCATTACCGTGGCGATCATTTTGTACACGGCCGGCATGGGAGTCTGCGGGGCCAAGCCCTCATCGGTGGCATTTACCAACTCCACCGTGTAGAAGTCCGAACCTTGCGGTGTCTCGTCCGAGACTGGCACTTGCCTTTCCGATTGACCCTTTTCACCATGAATCACCAGTTTTTCATTTTTCCACACCAGTTTTATCATTTGGTGGAGAGTGGAGGGGATGGCCCCAGCCGCGTGGATGAATGGCCTTCCCAACAGAAGGTTATAGCTGGTGTCGATGTCCAACACCTGGAACTTTTCCTCGAACTCTGCGgggcccatttggatggtcaggTTCACAACTCCCAACGTGTCTCTCTGCACACCATCGAATGCTCTCACATTGACCTGGTTTTGCTCCAACTTTCCGAGGTCAAACCTCAGCTGCTTCAATGTGGACAAGGGGCATATGTTCAAACCAGATCCGTCGTCTACCAGAACACGGTTGATGACCTTTTCGTGACATATCACGGTGATGTGTAGAGCTTTGTTGTGGGCCCTCCCTTCGGCCGGCAGTTCATCGTCGCAGAAACTGATACGGTGTCCCCGAATGACCCGGTGAATCATAGCAGCTACATTTTCGCTGCTCGTACCCGAGGGCACATATGTGTCATCCAAGGCTTTCATCAAAGCCTGTCTGTGGGACCAGGAGATCATCAGCAGGGCCCACACCGAAATTTGGGCTGGAGTTTTCTCCAAGTGCTTGACGATGGAGTAATCTTTGGGTTGCATTCTCCTCCAGAACTCCTCAGCTTCTGCTTCGCTGATCGGTCTCTTGGCATGATCTTTCTTTTGTCCTCCGAGAGTAAGCTCATCAGGAGTGTAACATCTTCCAGATCTAGTCATGCCCTGAGCCACGGCCGTTTCTATAACGGACTTGGGCTTGGCGAGAGTCTTTGCGGGCACCAAGGCAATAGCCTTTGCAGGTGTCAGAATGACAAACTCTCCTTTCTCCCTGACGCTCAAAGAAGCGACAGCCCTCTTCAACTCTTCCTGAACAAAAGGAGTAATTCTCTTGGCTTCACGCTCATCTTCGTCAGTTtctatcatgttgatgtttccaCCCCCATGATTTGGCAACAGATTCGTGTTGACGTTTGGCGCCGTGGGCTGAAGAGAGACCACTTCCTGGTCAATCAAGTCCTGGATCTTgtgcttgagattgatacaATCTTCTGtatcatgtccaacactgttggaatggTAAGCACATCTCTGCTCCGGTCTGTAGAATCTGGAATTGACATCCACGGGCTTGGGGcccacagggtggatgtatccgGCCGCGGATAATCTTTCGAACAATTTAGTTCTGTTTTCAGCCAACACGGTGAAGCTTCTGGAGGGCTTCTTCTCAGACCTGGGGCGAGGGGGATCATACCCGCCCTGCTGTGGGGGAGGGACTTGTTGATAACTGCGGGCATTTGGTCGTGGAGCTTGGGCTCTGGGATGGGGATTTGTTTGGTAGTTTGGCATTGGGGCTCGGTAATTCGGATGGGGGTTTTGATATGCTGGGGTTTGTATTTGATATGCGGGGGACGGTGCTCGATAGCTTGGTTGTACATTAGCGCAGCTAGGAGCGACATTTTGGTAATGAGGAGGGACTTGATAAGCTTGGGGGTAGTTTGGATATGTGGAGGGAAGATTTTGGGGAATCGGGGGTGGATTTTGATACGACACAATATGGGCATCTGGATAATGAGGGGCAGCATTGTAGTGGCTGGAGTGACTTGCGTGTGGATGGTAGGCTCGATGAGGCTTTGATGGAGGATTGGAGCGGCCTTGGGGACGTGGTAAGTTTCTGGGGATTTTTCTTCCCCCGTGCGAGATAGCGTTAACctcctctcttttcttccttaCCAGTCCGGAAGATCCAAGCGATGCAGACACTCGGGCTATCTTCCCCGACTTCAGGCCATCTTCAATAGTCTCGCCCACTTTGACTATTTCGGCGAACTTGGCGCCGATTAACAAGATGATCCTGTCATAATACTCGGGCTCCTGCACCCGCACGAACACCTCCACAATCTCTTTTTCTGTCATCGGAGGCCTCACCCTTGCTGCCTCTTTCCTCCACCTGTACGCGAATTCTCGATAGCTTTCTGTGGGcttctgcttcatcttctccaaggAGTACCGATCAGGAACTATCTCGACGTTATATGCGAATCTGTCGATGAAATCCTTAGCCAGTGCACTCCAACTGGGCCACTTTTGAGTCTCATGTGACGTGAACCATTCCAGGGCTTCACCACACAGGCTCCGACTGAATAACCTCATCAGCAAGGCTTCATCTTTaccaactcccacgagttggTCACAGTATGCTCTGAGGTGTGCCATGGGGTCGCCCACCCCTCCGAAGGTATCAAACTTCGGGATCTTTAACCCTTCAGGTAGGTTCAAGTCTGGGTGGATGCATAGTTCTGCGTAGCTTTACCCGGCGACGTCTGGAGTACATTGCAATTCTCTCATCGCCCTCTTGATCTCTTCCTTTATGTCTACCTTCGCTTCTTCCCTCGCTCTCCATTCTCTTTCTTGCTCTTTATAATGGTCCAACTCAGAGCCGTGCACCTCATGCTCGGTCGGGACAGGGACTTGGAAAGTAGTTCTTTTGGGGAGAGGTGCAACTATGGAAGGGCTTGGGACATTCTGTGCGGTTTGATAGTTTTGCGGAtgattttggggattggtaTTTTGGTTTAAGTGGGGGTGTGGTGTTTGGGAATTGAAGGTGGTGGGATTTTGGGTTTGATTTTGGGGTAGTGGGGCTGTTTGAGTATCTTGGGGATGTGGTGGCATTT encodes the following:
- the LOC138347397 gene encoding uncharacterized protein, yielding MALNFFLNGEVLYRRTPDLGLLRCVDAAEAVRLIEQIHAGVCGTHMNGLTLARKVLRAGYFWMTMENDCCKFVQKCHKCQVHGDLIRVPPHELNVMSSPWPFVAWGMDVIGPIEPTTSNGHRFILVAIDYFTNHLMKETCEQFKIIHRRSTAYRPQMNRAVEAANKNIKKILRKMIDKQRGWHEMLPYALLGYRTMVRTSTGATPYLLVYGTEAVVPVEVEIPSLRIIQEAELSNAEWVSKRIDQLALIDEKRMVAVCHGQLYRQRMTRAFHKRVYSFASKSAEFYRLMNTEKERTISKTSDFMESRNIVCVRMLMNVFVYFKPFSAMGNLQSIQSYSKVNQTGISAKIL
- the LOC138347398 gene encoding uncharacterized protein, producing MAHLRAYCDQLVGVGKDEALLMRLFSRSLCGEALEWFTSHETQKWPSWSALAKDFIDRFAYNVEIVPDRYSLEKMKQKPTESYREFAYRWRKEAARVRPPMTEKEIVEVFVRVQEPEYYDRIILLIGAKFAEIVKVGETIEDGLKSGKIARVSASLGSSGLVRKKREEVNAISHGGRKIPRNLPRPQGRSNPPSKPHRAYHPHASHSSHYNAAPHYPDAHIVSYQNPPPIPQNLPSTYPNYPQAYQVPPHYQNVAPSCANVQPSYRAPSPAYQIQTPAYQNPHPNYRAPMPNYQTNPHPRAQAPRPNARSYQQVPPPQQGGYDPPRPRSEKKPSRSFTVLAENRTKLFERLSAAGYIHPVGPKPVDVNSRFYRPEQRCAYHSNSVGHDTEDCINLKHKIQDLIDQEVVSLQPTAPNVNTNLLPNHGGGNINMIETDEDEREAKRITPFVQEELKRAVASLSVREKGEFVILTPAKAIALVPAKTLAKPKSVIETAVAQGMTRSGRCYTPDELTLGGQKKDHAKRPISEAEAEEFWRRMQPKDYSIVKHLEKTPAQISVWALLMISWSHRQALMKALDDTYVPSGTSSENVAAMIHRVIRGHRISFCDDELPAEGRAHNKALHITVICHEKVINRVLVDDGSGLNICPLSTLKQLRFDLGKLEQNQVNVRAFDGVQRDTLGVVNLTIQMGPAEFEEKFQVLDIDTSYNLLLGRPFIHAAGAIPSTLHQMIKLVWKNEKLVIHGEKGQSERQVPVSDETPQGSDFYTVELVNATDEGLAPQTPMPAVYKMIATVMLQSGFEPGFELGRNAQGIIELVPVLATGSSYGLGYIPTDDDMKMKRKRDQGLTKPIPHLYQSFPVRERAEPEDDGEGICDLFQEINAIIEEEAEPAGIRDAEPGEMLLNWTSTPILMSRTLCNVSYKPANIMSCHGLNEQNEENDDDVDGHDEENGEPDYVGEEFQHFENQHKPNLEETETVNLGDSEYAKEVKISTHLSDTQKESLVRLLAEYHDVFVWEVGDMQGLSTDVVSHKLPINPGFEPVKQKTQKFKPELSLKIKEEITKQIESRLVEVTLYPTWLANVVPVAKKDGKIRICVDYRDLNRASPKDNFPLPNIHILIDNCAKHEMQPFVDCYAGYHQILMDEEDAEKTAFITPWGVYH